The following coding sequences lie in one Ostrea edulis chromosome 8, xbOstEdul1.1, whole genome shotgun sequence genomic window:
- the LOC125662719 gene encoding tripartite motif-containing protein 45-like has protein sequence MASALAFAQHYIECEECEKYPAQFLCKTCPGHLCHSCKSEHERRKITQTHKIMFLSSEKWDIMELMYCSKHRNENLKGYCSPCQTPVCTQCMMETHNGHKVRNLTTAYNTIKYKLLKEKEEIETTLLPKYEELLAKENEKQADISKRAVEVQKQMEDHTENIIKRLTSIKEEKVQLLRQEKERALTSVAISKTEIEKRIQSLNETKTQISNNLGEKPGIIFFKATNGNALDKMRRYPNSIEYKLDNFYPGDIERITENIEFGNAPTFKMEGPTTIESQKLQIVKIRPLYKPPKYGSRDKVYGRKPREENFP, from the coding sequence ATGGCATCAGCTCTAGCATTTGCCCAGCACTACATTGAATGTGAAGAGTGTGAGAAATATCCAGCACAGTTCCTGTGTAAAACATGCCCGGGTCATCTATGCCATTCATGCAAGTCGGAGCACGAGAGGAGAAAAATAACCCAAACTCACAAAATTATGTTCCTGTCCTCGGAGAAATGGGATATAATGGAACTTATGTATTGTTCAAAGCACAGAAACGAAAATCTGAAGGGTTACTGCTCTCCCTGCCAGACGCCAGTCTGTACCCAATGTATGATGGAAACTCATAACGGTCATAAAGTGAGAAATCTTACTACAGCCTACAACACAATCAAATATAAACTTCTAAAAGAAAAGGAGGAGATAGAAACAACACTTCTGCCGAAATATGAAGAACTATTAGCGAAGGAAAATGAAAAGCAGGCGGATATATCAAAGCGAGCTGTCGAAGTGCAAAAGCAAATGGAGGATCATACAGAGAATATTATCAAACGTTTAACCTCTATCAAAGAGGAAAAAGTACAGTTACTTCGACAGGAGAAGGAAAGGGCACTGACGTCAGTTGCAATCTCCAAAACTGAAATCGAAAAACGAATACAATCATTAAACGAAACCAAAACCCAAATATCAAACAACTTAGGGGAAAAGCCCGggattatatttttcaaagctACAAATGGCAACGCCTTAGATAAAATGCGTCGATATCCAAATTCAATTGAATACAAACTCGATAACTTTTATCCCGGTGACATTGAACGAATAACAGAGAATATCGAATTTGGAAACGCCCCTACGTTTAAAATGGAGGGTCCGACGACAATAGAAagtcaaaaattacaaattgttaAAATTAGACCTTTATATAAACCACCAAAGTATGGTTCCAGAGATAAGGTATATGGACGAAAGCCACGGGAAGAAAATTTTCCTTAA